A genomic window from Caldisalinibacter kiritimatiensis includes:
- a CDS encoding uracil-DNA glycosylase codes for MYTLDELNNIVQKCKRCNLHKTRTNVVFGEGNENADIMFIGEGPGYNEDIQGRPFVGAAGKLLDKMLKAIDLDRNEIYIANIVKCRPPNNRNPLRTESEKCIEYLRWQVHIIRPKIIVCLGAVSARNIIEPQFRITKDRGKWVKKGQFYIMPTYHPAALLRDENKKRPAWEDLKNIRSKYNEIISIGKDGEK; via the coding sequence ATGTATACCCTTGATGAATTAAATAATATAGTTCAAAAGTGTAAGAGATGCAATTTACATAAAACAAGGACTAATGTTGTTTTTGGAGAAGGAAACGAAAATGCAGATATAATGTTTATTGGAGAAGGACCGGGATATAACGAGGATATTCAAGGAAGACCTTTTGTAGGGGCTGCCGGTAAGCTCCTAGATAAGATGCTAAAGGCTATAGACTTAGATAGAAATGAAATATACATAGCTAATATAGTAAAATGTAGACCACCGAATAATAGAAATCCATTAAGAACAGAAAGTGAGAAATGTATAGAGTATCTAAGATGGCAGGTACACATTATAAGACCTAAAATTATTGTATGCCTCGGAGCAGTTTCAGCGAGAAATATAATAGAACCTCAATTTAGAATTACCAAAGATAGAGGAAAGTGGGTAAAAAAAGGACAATTTTACATAATGCCAACATACCATCCAGCAGCTTTATTAAGAGATGAAAATAAGAAAAGACCAGCATGGGAAGATTTAAAAAATATTAGAAGTAAGTATAATGAAATAATTAGTATAGGAAAGGACGGAGAAAAGTGA
- a CDS encoding uracil-DNA glycosylase, producing MKEQELQKLNNKILEEHKDKEIVLGDGTVDSSIILVGEAPGANEVKLKKPFVGQAGKHLEEFLDILELQRKELYITNTVKFRPTRISKKTGRKINRAPSKKAIESFKEYLLTEIDIIKPDFIVTLGNIPLKTLVEDSNVKIGELHGKLQKVCINNKEYILFPLYHPAAVIYRKELKEVYYNDLYKLKEVLKKKVY from the coding sequence GTGAAAGAACAAGAGTTACAAAAGTTAAATAATAAGATACTTGAAGAGCACAAAGATAAAGAAATAGTACTCGGAGATGGAACTGTAGATAGCAGTATAATATTGGTAGGTGAAGCTCCAGGAGCAAACGAAGTAAAGTTGAAAAAACCTTTTGTAGGGCAAGCAGGTAAACATTTAGAAGAATTTTTAGATATATTGGAATTACAAAGAAAAGAACTTTACATTACTAATACAGTAAAATTTAGACCCACAAGAATAAGTAAAAAAACAGGTAGAAAAATAAATAGAGCACCATCAAAAAAGGCAATAGAAAGCTTTAAGGAATATTTACTTACAGAAATAGATATAATCAAACCAGATTTTATAGTTACACTAGGAAATATACCATTAAAAACGTTGGTGGAAGATAGTAATGTAAAAATAGGTGAACTTCACGGAAAATTACAGAAGGTTTGTATAAATAATAAAGAATACATATTGTTTCCATTATACCATCCTGCGGCAGTTATATATAGAAAAGAGCTAAAAGAAGTTTATTATAATGACTTATATAAGCTAAAGGAAGTACTAAAGAAAAAGGTTTATTAA